The Primulina eburnea isolate SZY01 chromosome 6, ASM2296580v1, whole genome shotgun sequence genome contains a region encoding:
- the LOC140834081 gene encoding uncharacterized protein, whose translation MAVLSSEKILQEKNTSDANSITSLALTHRALSDVSCLSGFKDLERLDLGLNSLNSLEGLKLCVNLKWLSVVQNKLQSLKGIEGLTKLAVLNAGKNKLRSMDEVRSLLSLRALILNDNEISSVCKLDQMKELNTLVLSRNPITSLGESLIKLKSITKLSVSNCQLQTIDSALKSCAELKELRVAHNEITTIPSEISRITKLQNLDLGNNLITKWSNVKELAPLVNLKNLNLQGNPVAGKEYLAKKVKNLLPNLHIFNSKPIDKIIGKEFDNSGDKSEDIAPLVNTQIKDAKNAASENKKRRKLDEKDEKSRKTSEVDKLNVMDDPETPFFDLFATVAPEIPTKTNDKKKSDHVKVDSTMKHKKSRKSTERDNLNQLDDSETPSTYHFPPAALEIPAEAGFKRLGHDQIFRDYDRRESDVISMTIYKRDKKHVKVDPSAVSQLDVGLGGASSWV comes from the exons ATGGCGGTGTTGAGCTCAGAGAAAATTTTGCAAGAAAAAAATACGAGTGACGCGAACTCCATTACGTCTCTCGCTCTTACTCACAGAGCCCTTTCTGAT GTTTCTTGCTTGAGTGGATTCAAAGATTTGGAAAGACTCGACCTTGGGCTCAACAGTTTGAACTCCCTCGAG GGGTTGAAGTTGTGTGTAAATCTGAAGTGGTTATCTGTTGTTCAGAACAAGCTTCAGagcttgaaagggatcgaaggCCTCACTAAACTCGCT GTGTTAAATGCTGGTAAAAACAAGCTTAGATCAATGGACGAGGTGAGGTCTCTTTTGAGCTTGCGGGCTTTGATTTTGAATG ATAATGAGATCAGTTCAGTTTGCAAGCTGGATCAGATGAAAGAACTGAATACTCTAG TTCTCTCCAGGAATCCAATCACTTCGCTTGGTGAATCTTTAATCAAACTTAAGTCAATCACGAAA CTTTCTGTTTCTAACTGTCAATTGCAAACAATCGATTCAGCACTGAAGTCATGTGCTGAGTTAAAAGAGCTTCGCGTTGCTCATAATGAGATCACG ACCATTCCGAGTGAGATCTCCCGCATCACCAAACTTCAGAATCTAGACTTGGGGAATAACTTGATCACCAAATGGTCCAATGTAAAG GAGCTTGCTCCATTGGTCAACCTGAAAAACTTGAATCTTCAAGGAAATCCGGTAGCTGGAAAAGAATATTTAGCGAAAAAG GTTAAGAATCTGCTTCCTAATTTGCACATCTTCAATTCCAAACCAATTGACAAAATTATTGGAAAGGAATTCGATAACTCTGGTGACAAGTCAGAAGATATAGCCCCTCTCGTGAATACACAAATTAAAGATGCTAAAAATGCTGCCTCTGAGAACAAGAAGAGAAGAAAATTGGATGAAAAAGACGAGAAGTCAAGAAAAACCAGTGAGGTGGATAAATTGAACGTGATGGACGACCCAGAAACTCCTTTCTTCGATCTTTTTGCCACAGTAGCGCCTGAAATTCCTACGAAGACCAATGACAAGAAAAAATCGGATCATGTTAAGGTGGACAGTACCATGAAAcacaagaaatcaagaaaatcaaCAGAAAGGGACAACTTAAATCAACTTGATGACTCGGAAACTCCTTCCACCTATCATTTTCCTCCTGCTGCGCTTGAGATTCCTGCAGAGGCTGGTTTTAAAAGGCTCGGCCATGACCAAATATTTCGAGATTATGATCGTCGGGAGAGCGATGTGATTAGTATGACCATCTATAAGAGGGACAAGAAGCATGTAAAAGTTGATCCTTCTGCAGTATCACAGTTAGATGTTGGATTGGGAGGGGCATCCTCGTGGGTGTGA